A genomic segment from Rhodospirillum centenum SW encodes:
- the hemN gene encoding oxygen-independent coproporphyrinogen III oxidase — MRPDLVAKYRSQRVPRYTSYPASPHFSSDVDADTYRQWLSEMPADGTLSLYLHIPFCRSMCWYCGCHTVVVPHDDPIRTYLQALTREIRTVSALLPAGPRVTHLHFGGGTPTLIPADAFAELMEGMREAFRFDADAELAIEVDPRTLPEALPAVLAAGGINRASLGVQSFDPVVQKAINRFQSPEMTAEAVARLRAAGIAGINLDLLYGLPHQTVESCIETVRTALTMDPDRLSVFGYAHMPSFKSHQSRIGEDHLPDAEERIRQVLALEATLQEAGYVRIGMDHFAKPDDPIAVAARDGRLRRNFQGYTTDSADALIGFGASAIGRMPQGFVANIVPVPGYQKAVAESGLAVGRGFRVSDDDRLRARLIERVMCQFEVDIDAIAQEFGRPVASVLPPRADLARLRDDGLIELEGNRLRVVDEARPLVRSVAALFDAYLDPEGGRHSRAI; from the coding sequence ATGCGTCCCGACCTCGTCGCCAAATATCGCAGCCAGCGGGTGCCGCGCTACACCAGCTATCCCGCTTCCCCCCACTTCTCGTCCGACGTGGATGCGGATACCTACAGGCAGTGGCTGTCGGAGATGCCGGCGGACGGCACGTTGTCGCTGTACCTGCACATCCCGTTCTGCCGCAGCATGTGCTGGTACTGCGGCTGCCACACCGTCGTCGTGCCGCACGACGATCCGATTCGCACCTATCTCCAGGCGCTGACCCGCGAGATCCGGACGGTCTCGGCCCTGCTGCCGGCGGGGCCGCGGGTGACGCACCTGCATTTCGGCGGCGGCACGCCGACGCTGATCCCGGCCGACGCCTTCGCCGAGCTGATGGAGGGCATGCGCGAGGCGTTCCGCTTCGACGCCGATGCCGAGCTGGCGATCGAGGTCGATCCCCGCACCCTGCCGGAAGCGCTGCCGGCGGTGCTGGCCGCGGGCGGCATCAACCGCGCCTCGCTGGGCGTGCAGAGCTTCGACCCGGTGGTGCAGAAGGCGATCAACCGCTTCCAGTCGCCGGAGATGACGGCCGAGGCGGTGGCGCGGCTGCGCGCCGCGGGCATCGCCGGCATCAACCTGGACCTGCTCTACGGCCTGCCCCACCAGACGGTGGAGTCCTGCATCGAGACGGTGCGGACCGCGCTGACGATGGACCCCGACCGGCTGTCGGTGTTCGGCTACGCGCACATGCCGTCCTTCAAGTCGCACCAGTCGCGCATCGGGGAGGACCACCTGCCCGACGCGGAGGAGCGCATCCGTCAGGTGCTGGCCCTGGAGGCCACCCTGCAGGAAGCCGGCTATGTCCGCATCGGCATGGACCACTTCGCCAAGCCCGACGACCCCATCGCCGTGGCCGCCCGGGACGGGCGCCTGCGCCGCAACTTCCAGGGCTACACGACGGACAGCGCCGACGCGCTGATCGGCTTCGGCGCCTCGGCCATCGGCCGGATGCCGCAGGGCTTCGTCGCCAACATCGTCCCCGTGCCGGGCTACCAGAAGGCGGTGGCGGAGTCCGGGCTGGCGGTCGGCCGCGGCTTCCGCGTCAGCGACGACGACCGGCTGCGCGCCCGCCTGATCGAGCGGGTGATGTGCCAGTTCGAGGTGGACATCGACGCCATCGCCCAGGAGTTCGGCCGCCCCGTCGCCTCCGTCCTGCCGCCGCGGGCCGATCTGGCGCGGCTGCGCGACGACGGGCTGATCGAGCTTGAGGGCAACCGCCTGCGCGTGGTGGACGAGGCGCGGCCGCTGGTGCGCAGCGTCGCCGCCCTGTTCGACGCCTACCTCGATCCGGAGGGCGGCCGCCACAGCCGGGCGATCTGA
- a CDS encoding tetratricopeptide repeat protein codes for MGQAGITRSGRHGIRGGSRSAAVLALLAALALPVLAGGTRAEPDKATSGADAAADRLSGEAMASYLSGRVAQNAGDGKAAARLLSEALAHDPDNPELRRRAFLVNLSEGNMTGALPLARRAVEDGRGTFAAHALLVADDIAAGRTKEARARLAALPADGPGRLVAPLATAWTEVAAGNPDAALAALETLDKLGGAPGFTALRHFQTALIEDLRGNADAAAAAYVQALADGMPLRPVLLAGNFYERQGRPDQARALYAAFLAENPESPALEQTLARLEAGGTPPRLVADARDGLAEALFDMAAGLHREGAADAALIFARIALHLKPQQPLARMMVGDILMARERPQDALEEYRAVTGDPAVGWAARLREADALHRAGHADEAVPMLEAMAAERPGRTDALLELGDIHRIAGRYAAAVAAYDRAAARLPAGEPGRRDWVLYFARGMSLEGEGRWPEAEADLRRALALNPDHPSILNFLGYGWADRGIHLEEARALLEKAVALHPDNGHIMDSLGWALFRQGEIPRAVETLERAAELQPFEPEINDHLGDAYWVAGRRTEARFQWRRAAQQAEDDTLRHTAEAKLKDGLPLPRTAGTAPATP; via the coding sequence ATGGGACAGGCCGGTATCACGCGCTCCGGTCGGCACGGGATCCGGGGCGGCAGCAGGTCCGCGGCGGTGCTGGCCCTGCTGGCAGCGCTGGCCCTGCCGGTGCTGGCCGGAGGGACGCGGGCCGAACCGGACAAGGCCACCTCCGGCGCCGATGCGGCGGCCGACCGGCTGTCCGGTGAGGCGATGGCCAGCTATCTGTCCGGCCGCGTCGCGCAGAACGCCGGCGACGGCAAGGCCGCGGCCCGGCTGCTGAGCGAGGCGCTGGCCCATGACCCCGACAACCCGGAGCTGCGCCGGCGCGCCTTCCTGGTGAACCTGTCCGAAGGCAACATGACCGGGGCGTTGCCCCTGGCCCGCCGCGCCGTGGAGGACGGCCGTGGTACCTTCGCCGCCCACGCCCTGCTGGTGGCCGACGACATCGCCGCCGGCCGGACCAAGGAGGCGCGGGCGCGGCTGGCGGCGCTGCCGGCCGACGGGCCGGGCCGCCTCGTCGCCCCCCTGGCGACCGCCTGGACGGAGGTCGCCGCCGGCAATCCCGACGCGGCCCTGGCCGCGCTGGAGACGCTGGACAAGCTGGGCGGGGCGCCGGGCTTCACCGCGCTGCGCCATTTCCAGACGGCGCTGATCGAGGATCTGCGCGGCAACGCCGATGCCGCGGCCGCGGCCTATGTGCAGGCCCTGGCGGACGGAATGCCGCTGCGGCCGGTGCTGCTGGCCGGCAACTTCTACGAACGTCAGGGCCGGCCGGACCAGGCCCGCGCCCTCTATGCCGCCTTCCTGGCGGAGAATCCGGAGTCCCCCGCCCTGGAGCAGACCCTGGCCCGGCTGGAGGCCGGCGGCACGCCCCCGCGCCTTGTCGCCGACGCCCGCGACGGGCTGGCGGAGGCGTTGTTCGACATGGCGGCGGGCCTGCACCGGGAGGGCGCGGCGGACGCGGCGCTGATCTTCGCCCGCATCGCCCTGCACCTGAAGCCGCAGCAGCCGCTCGCCCGGATGATGGTGGGCGACATCCTGATGGCCCGCGAGCGGCCGCAGGACGCGCTGGAGGAATACCGGGCCGTGACCGGCGATCCGGCCGTGGGCTGGGCGGCACGCCTGCGCGAAGCGGACGCGCTGCACCGGGCCGGGCACGCCGACGAGGCCGTGCCGATGCTGGAGGCGATGGCCGCCGAGCGGCCGGGGCGGACCGATGCCCTGCTGGAGCTGGGCGACATCCACCGCATCGCCGGCCGGTACGCGGCGGCGGTGGCCGCTTACGACCGCGCTGCCGCCCGCCTGCCCGCGGGGGAGCCCGGCCGACGCGACTGGGTGCTGTACTTCGCCCGCGGCATGTCGCTGGAAGGGGAAGGCCGCTGGCCGGAGGCGGAAGCCGATCTGCGCCGCGCCCTGGCGCTGAACCCCGACCACCCGTCAATCCTGAACTTCCTGGGCTATGGCTGGGCCGACCGCGGCATCCACCTGGAGGAGGCGCGGGCGCTGCTGGAGAAGGCCGTCGCCCTGCACCCCGACAACGGCCACATCATGGACAGCCTGGGCTGGGCGCTGTTCCGGCAGGGCGAAATCCCCCGTGCCGTGGAGACACTGGAGCGCGCCGCCGAACTGCAACCGTTCGAGCCCGAGATCAACGACCATCTGGGCGACGCCTACTGGGTCGCCGGCCGCCGTACCGAGGCGCGGTTCCAGTGGCGCCGGGCGGCGCAGCAGGCCGAGGACGACACGCTGCGCCACACGGCGGAGGCGAAGCTGAAGGACGGCCTGCCCCTGCCCCGGACGGCCGGCACCGCCCCGGCGACGCCCTGA
- a CDS encoding ribonuclease HII: MPDLTLEHRHGHAAGRIVCGVDEAGRGPLAGPVVAAAVVLPGGPLPDWCAGIDDSKRLSAARREALCGLIRAQARVGVGIADVAEIDTLNILRATFLAMRRAVEGLGAPLPAVALVDGNQRPPLPCAIVEAIVDGDALCLSIAAASIVAKVTRDRIMAELAERHPGYGWERNAGYGTAAHREALRRLGATPEHRRSFAPVAEQLRLALVQDGNG; the protein is encoded by the coding sequence ATGCCGGACCTGACGCTGGAGCATCGCCACGGGCACGCCGCGGGCCGGATCGTCTGCGGCGTGGACGAGGCCGGGCGCGGCCCGCTGGCGGGGCCGGTGGTGGCCGCGGCGGTGGTGCTGCCCGGCGGGCCGCTGCCGGACTGGTGCGCCGGCATCGACGACAGCAAGCGCCTCTCCGCCGCCCGGCGGGAGGCGCTCTGCGGCCTGATCCGGGCGCAGGCCCGGGTCGGAGTCGGCATCGCCGACGTGGCGGAGATCGACACGCTGAACATCCTGCGCGCCACCTTCCTGGCGATGCGGCGGGCGGTGGAGGGGCTGGGCGCCCCCCTGCCCGCCGTGGCCCTGGTGGACGGCAACCAGCGCCCGCCCCTGCCCTGCGCCATTGTGGAGGCCATCGTGGACGGCGACGCGCTGTGCCTGTCCATCGCCGCGGCCAGCATCGTCGCCAAGGTCACGCGCGACCGCATCATGGCGGAGCTGGCCGAGCGCCATCCCGGCTACGGCTGGGAACGCAACGCCGGCTACGGCACCGCCGCCCACCGCGAGGCGCTGCGCCGGCTGGGCGCCACGCCCGAGCACCGGCGCAGCTTCGCCCCGGTGGCGGAGCAACTCCGCCTCGCCCTGGTGCAGGACGGCAACGGCTAA
- a CDS encoding 5'-nucleotidase, lipoprotein e(P4) family, which yields MVRIDRVLAGAAVVVIAAALIIPLEPIGKAPPPATPAAVPAVTAPAPDVQVAAPTAPTVAAPTPAPAPQAEAPVPAPQAEEAPASAAPAPQAEAPVPAPQAEEAPASAAPAPQAEAPVPAPAPQAEEAPASAAPAPQAEAPVPAPQAEEAPAPATPAPQAEAPAPVFDPEKDPRLTATLWAQTASEHRYALVQAFDLAALRLPDALRLPGSAAVEQEDGGEGKPPAAVFDVDETVLDNGVAEALSILKNESFNTASWDAWVAARAATALPGAVEFVELLRRNGVRPIFITNRECGGPRAGEADACPQKTDTLANLREKGFGDVQPDDLWLAGDAVPADFQPVVGAATFPKDKTTRRALVADRYRIVMMFGDQLTDFVSVRRGSTPADLNALADRHADLWRSRWITLPNPMYGIWLNVIPAPKSGGLVTQ from the coding sequence ATGGTTCGGATCGATCGTGTGTTGGCGGGGGCGGCGGTGGTCGTCATCGCGGCGGCCCTCATCATTCCCCTGGAGCCCATAGGCAAGGCCCCGCCGCCCGCGACCCCGGCCGCCGTCCCGGCGGTGACGGCGCCGGCGCCGGACGTGCAGGTCGCCGCCCCGACCGCCCCGACCGTCGCGGCTCCCACGCCGGCCCCCGCGCCGCAGGCCGAGGCTCCGGTTCCGGCACCGCAGGCCGAAGAAGCGCCGGCTTCCGCCGCTCCGGCGCCGCAGGCCGAGGCTCCGGTTCCGGCCCCGCAGGCCGAAGAAGCGCCGGCTTCCGCCGCTCCTGCGCCGCAGGCCGAGGCTCCGGTTCCGGCCCCGGCACCGCAGGCCGAAGAAGCGCCGGCTTCCGCCGCTCCGGCGCCGCAGGCCGAGGCTCCGGTTCCGGCCCCGCAGGCCGAAGAAGCGCCGGCTCCCGCCACTCCGGCGCCGCAGGCCGAGGCGCCTGCCCCGGTGTTCGATCCGGAGAAGGATCCGCGGCTGACGGCGACGCTCTGGGCGCAGACGGCGTCGGAGCATCGCTATGCCCTGGTCCAGGCCTTCGATCTTGCCGCCCTGCGCCTGCCGGATGCGCTGCGCCTGCCCGGCTCGGCCGCGGTGGAACAGGAGGACGGGGGCGAGGGCAAGCCGCCCGCCGCCGTGTTCGACGTGGACGAGACGGTGCTGGACAACGGCGTCGCCGAGGCGCTGAGCATCCTGAAGAACGAGTCCTTCAACACCGCCTCCTGGGATGCCTGGGTTGCCGCCCGTGCCGCCACCGCGCTGCCCGGCGCGGTCGAGTTCGTGGAGCTGCTGCGCCGCAACGGCGTCCGGCCGATCTTCATCACCAACCGCGAATGCGGCGGCCCGCGCGCCGGGGAGGCCGATGCCTGCCCGCAGAAGACCGATACGCTGGCCAACCTGCGGGAGAAGGGCTTCGGCGACGTGCAGCCCGACGACCTCTGGCTGGCCGGGGATGCCGTGCCGGCGGACTTCCAGCCGGTCGTCGGTGCCGCCACCTTCCCCAAGGACAAGACCACCCGCCGCGCCCTGGTGGCGGACCGCTACCGCATCGTCATGATGTTCGGCGACCAGCTCACGGACTTCGTCTCGGTCCGGCGCGGCTCCACCCCGGCCGACCTGAACGCCCTGGCCGACCGGCATGCCGACCTCTGGCGCAGCCGCTGGATCACCCTGCCGAACCCGATGTACGGCATCTGGCTGAACGTGATCCCCGCGCCGAAGTCGGGGGGCCTCGTCACGCAGTGA
- the folB gene encoding dihydroneopterin aldolase: protein MPAAMNKLFSQVTRPSARVLPGRALARLFVRDMELLAVVGIYDHEKTVPQRIRVSLDLHVLDRVGPKRDEIADVVSYEEAVETVRGIVGAGHVNLLETLAERIAAALLADVRIRAVTVRIEKLDAFAEAASVGIEITRGQP from the coding sequence ATGCCCGCGGCCATGAACAAGCTCTTCTCCCAGGTCACCCGCCCGTCCGCGCGCGTCCTTCCCGGCCGCGCGCTCGCCCGCCTTTTCGTGCGCGACATGGAACTGCTCGCCGTGGTCGGCATCTACGACCACGAGAAGACGGTGCCGCAGCGCATCCGGGTCAGCCTGGACCTGCATGTGCTGGACCGGGTCGGTCCGAAGCGGGACGAGATCGCCGACGTCGTCTCCTACGAGGAGGCGGTGGAGACCGTCCGCGGCATCGTCGGGGCGGGCCATGTCAACCTGCTGGAGACGCTGGCCGAGCGGATCGCCGCGGCGCTGCTGGCCGATGTCCGGATCCGCGCCGTCACCGTGCGGATCGAGAAGCTGGACGCCTTCGCCGAGGCCGCCAGCGTCGGCATCGAGATCACCCGCGGGCAGCCCTGA
- a CDS encoding site-specific DNA-methyltransferase, with amino-acid sequence MTRPTENTAANRILVGDCIQLMSQMPAGSVDMVFADPPYNLQLSGELLRPNHSRVDGVDEEWDRFSDLPTYDRFTRDWLGAARHALKDDGTLWVIGSYHNIFRVGSILQDLGFWILNDIVWRKSNPMPNFKGRRFTNAHETLIWVAKSREAKYYFAYEAMKNLNEELQMRSDWTLPLCTGAERLRGEDGQKAHPTQKPEALLYRVLLAATRPDDLVLDPFFGTGTTGAVAKQLRRRWIGIEREHEYARLANARIAAVEELAEPELVDVPARRTQPRVPFGHLVERGLLKPGTNLFDQRRRVIAKVRADGTLVAQNHLGQHSGSIHKVGAAVQGLPACNGWTYWHFQEGKSLAPIDVLRQKVIAEMH; translated from the coding sequence ATGACCAGGCCCACCGAGAACACCGCCGCCAACCGCATCCTGGTCGGCGACTGCATCCAGTTGATGTCCCAGATGCCGGCCGGGTCGGTGGACATGGTGTTCGCCGATCCGCCCTACAATCTGCAGCTCTCGGGCGAGCTTCTGCGGCCGAACCACAGCCGCGTGGACGGGGTGGACGAGGAGTGGGACCGTTTCAGCGACCTGCCGACCTATGACCGTTTCACCCGCGACTGGCTGGGCGCCGCCCGCCACGCCCTGAAGGACGACGGCACGCTCTGGGTGATCGGCAGCTACCACAACATCTTCCGCGTCGGCTCCATCCTCCAGGATCTGGGTTTCTGGATCCTGAACGACATCGTCTGGCGCAAGTCCAACCCGATGCCGAACTTCAAGGGACGGCGCTTCACCAACGCGCACGAGACCCTGATCTGGGTCGCCAAGTCGCGCGAGGCGAAATACTACTTCGCCTATGAGGCGATGAAGAACCTGAACGAGGAACTGCAGATGCGCAGCGACTGGACGCTGCCGCTCTGCACCGGCGCGGAGCGCCTGCGCGGCGAGGACGGGCAGAAGGCGCACCCGACGCAGAAGCCGGAGGCGCTGCTCTACCGCGTGCTGCTGGCGGCGACGCGGCCGGACGATCTGGTGCTGGACCCGTTCTTCGGCACCGGCACGACGGGGGCGGTGGCGAAGCAGCTCCGCCGCCGCTGGATCGGCATCGAGCGGGAGCACGAGTACGCCCGCCTCGCCAACGCCCGCATCGCCGCGGTGGAGGAACTGGCCGAACCCGAACTGGTGGACGTGCCGGCACGGCGGACGCAGCCGCGGGTGCCGTTCGGCCATCTGGTGGAGCGCGGCCTGCTGAAGCCGGGCACGAACCTGTTCGACCAGCGCCGCCGCGTCATCGCAAAGGTGCGGGCCGACGGCACGCTGGTGGCGCAGAACCATCTGGGCCAGCACAGCGGCTCCATCCACAAGGTCGGCGCCGCCGTGCAGGGGCTGCCGGCCTGCAACGGCTGGACCTACTGGCACTTCCAGGAAGGCAAGAGCCTGGCCCCGATCGACGTGCTGCGGCAGAAGGTCATCGCCGAGATGCACTGA
- a CDS encoding alpha/beta hydrolase family protein has translation MGTGLIARGLFGATLLLAAAASAQGAAQGAAAEAATPPPFTDRDVFELEYARDPQISPDGKQIVYARVGMDIMKDRAVPTLWVVDHEGRSHRPLLPGRVPASLARWSPDGGRIAYVQAEGGQRQIHVRWMDTGQTATVTHLTEDPDNLAWSPDGRWLAFTMLVKAEGKPLGTMPPKPDGAEWAPKVKVVDSMVYRADGAGFLEQGRHHLFVVPAEGGTPRQLTSGDFDHRGQPAWLPDGSAIIIAANRNPDWETDPLNQDLHEVSVKDGTIRTLTTRKGPDSDPAVSPDGRYIAFTGFEDQRRGYHNSRLSVLDRRTGEIRTLTEGLDRSVDAPAWTDEGKAILVSYEDRGNMVLARIGLDGRREVLAEDLGGTTLDRPYTSGSFSVSRNGRFAYTAAGPDRPADVAAGEKAGAARRLTDLNADLLGNRALGRTEALTWKSSADGREIQGWLITPPGFDPATAKGRLPLILEIHGGPFASYGPVFGAELQLFAAAGYAVLYTNPRGSTGYGDDFANQIHHNYPSADYDDLISGVDAVIAKGFVDPDRLYVTGGSGGGVLTAWIVGKTDRFKAAVVAKPVINWTSFALTADMPPYFTRYWFSGMPWEKQEEYWRRSPLSLVGNVKTPTMLVTGEADYRTPMSETEQYYQALKLRGIPTAMVRIPEAPHGIARRPSNLIAKANTTLAWFDRYRPEAAKPDTAKPDPAKPDGK, from the coding sequence ATGGGTACGGGCCTGATCGCACGGGGACTGTTCGGCGCCACCCTGCTGCTGGCCGCAGCGGCCTCGGCGCAAGGGGCGGCACAGGGGGCCGCAGCGGAGGCGGCGACACCGCCGCCCTTCACCGACCGCGACGTCTTCGAACTGGAATATGCGCGCGATCCGCAGATCAGCCCCGACGGAAAGCAGATCGTCTATGCCCGCGTCGGCATGGACATCATGAAGGACCGCGCCGTCCCCACCCTCTGGGTCGTGGACCATGAGGGCCGCTCGCACCGGCCGCTGCTGCCCGGCCGGGTGCCGGCCTCGCTGGCCCGCTGGTCGCCCGACGGCGGCCGCATCGCCTATGTCCAGGCCGAGGGTGGCCAGCGCCAGATCCATGTGCGCTGGATGGACACGGGCCAGACCGCCACCGTCACCCACCTGACGGAGGATCCCGACAATCTGGCCTGGTCGCCGGACGGCCGCTGGCTGGCCTTCACCATGCTGGTCAAGGCCGAGGGCAAGCCGCTGGGCACCATGCCGCCGAAGCCGGACGGGGCCGAGTGGGCGCCCAAGGTCAAGGTGGTGGACAGCATGGTCTACCGCGCCGACGGGGCGGGCTTCCTGGAGCAGGGCCGTCACCACCTGTTCGTCGTGCCGGCCGAGGGCGGCACCCCCCGCCAGCTCACCAGCGGCGACTTCGACCACAGGGGCCAGCCCGCCTGGCTGCCCGACGGCAGCGCCATCATCATCGCCGCCAACCGCAACCCCGACTGGGAGACGGACCCGCTGAACCAGGACCTGCACGAGGTCAGCGTGAAGGACGGCACGATCCGCACCCTGACCACGCGCAAGGGGCCGGACAGCGATCCCGCCGTCTCCCCCGACGGGCGCTACATCGCCTTCACCGGCTTCGAGGACCAGCGCCGCGGCTACCATAATTCCCGCCTGTCCGTGCTGGACCGGCGCACGGGCGAGATCCGCACCCTGACCGAGGGGCTGGACCGGTCGGTGGACGCCCCGGCCTGGACGGACGAGGGCAAGGCCATCCTGGTCAGCTACGAGGACCGCGGCAACATGGTGCTGGCCCGCATCGGGCTGGACGGCCGGCGCGAGGTGCTGGCCGAGGATCTGGGCGGCACGACACTGGACCGGCCCTACACCTCGGGCAGCTTCAGCGTCTCCCGGAACGGCCGCTTCGCCTACACCGCCGCCGGCCCGGACCGCCCGGCCGACGTGGCGGCGGGAGAGAAGGCCGGCGCGGCCCGGCGCCTGACCGACCTGAACGCCGACCTGCTGGGCAACCGCGCCCTGGGCCGGACCGAGGCGCTGACCTGGAAATCCTCCGCCGACGGGCGCGAGATCCAGGGCTGGCTGATCACGCCGCCGGGCTTCGACCCCGCCACGGCCAAGGGCAGGCTGCCCCTGATCCTGGAGATCCACGGCGGCCCCTTCGCCAGCTACGGCCCGGTCTTCGGTGCGGAACTGCAACTGTTCGCCGCCGCGGGCTATGCCGTGCTCTATACCAACCCGCGCGGCAGCACCGGCTACGGCGACGACTTCGCCAACCAGATCCACCACAACTATCCCAGCGCCGACTATGACGACCTGATCTCCGGCGTGGATGCGGTGATCGCCAAGGGCTTCGTCGATCCCGACCGGCTCTACGTCACCGGCGGGTCGGGCGGCGGCGTGCTGACCGCCTGGATCGTCGGCAAGACCGACCGCTTCAAGGCGGCGGTGGTGGCGAAGCCGGTGATCAACTGGACCAGCTTCGCGCTGACGGCGGACATGCCGCCCTACTTCACCCGCTACTGGTTCTCCGGCATGCCCTGGGAGAAGCAGGAGGAGTACTGGCGCCGGTCGCCCCTGTCGCTGGTCGGCAACGTGAAGACCCCGACAATGCTGGTGACCGGCGAGGCCGACTACCGCACCCCGATGTCGGAAACGGAGCAGTACTATCAGGCGCTGAAGCTGCGCGGCATCCCCACCGCCATGGTCCGCATCCCCGAGGCGCCGCACGGCATCGCGCGGCGGCCGTCGAACCTGATCGCCAAGGCGAACACCACGCTGGCCTGGTTCGACCGCTACCGCCCCGAGGCGGCGAAGCCGGATACCGCGAAGCCCGACCCGGCGAAGCCGGACGGGAAGTGA
- a CDS encoding 4-(cytidine 5'-diphospho)-2-C-methyl-D-erythritol kinase, with amino-acid sequence MTVPLPVRAAAPAKLNLYLHVLGRRPDGYHLLDSLVVFAGLCDVVEVAPAETFRLCIDGPFAAPLRAEDPERNLVTRACRRLAEAVGRAPDVAVTLHKRLPVAGGIGGGSSDAAAALRALAALWGLDPDDPRPAAVAPGLGADVPVCLHGRSAYFGGIGDVIDPAPALPPVWLVLVNPGIGLGTKEVFGARRDGFSTAGRLERAPADLSDFVTMLEERGNDLMAPAIALAPVVAEVLDALRGTAGCRLARMSGSGATCFGLFGSETDARAAAAGLRAARPGWWAEAAPLLPQVPAVEIAG; translated from the coding sequence ATGACCGTGCCCCTGCCCGTCCGTGCCGCCGCCCCCGCCAAGCTGAACCTCTATCTGCATGTGCTGGGCAGGCGGCCCGACGGCTACCACCTGCTGGACAGTCTGGTCGTCTTCGCCGGGCTGTGCGACGTGGTGGAGGTGGCGCCGGCGGAGACGTTCCGGCTCTGCATCGACGGCCCCTTCGCGGCCCCCCTGCGGGCGGAGGACCCGGAACGCAATCTGGTCACCCGCGCCTGCCGCCGGCTGGCCGAGGCCGTGGGCCGCGCCCCGGACGTGGCGGTGACGCTGCACAAGCGGCTGCCCGTGGCCGGCGGCATCGGCGGCGGCTCCAGCGACGCGGCGGCGGCCCTGCGGGCGCTGGCCGCCCTCTGGGGGCTGGACCCGGACGATCCCCGTCCGGCGGCCGTGGCCCCCGGCCTGGGCGCCGACGTGCCGGTCTGCCTGCACGGGCGCAGCGCCTATTTCGGCGGCATCGGCGACGTGATCGACCCCGCCCCCGCCCTGCCCCCGGTCTGGCTGGTGCTGGTCAATCCCGGCATCGGCCTGGGCACGAAGGAGGTGTTCGGCGCGCGCCGGGACGGGTTCAGCACCGCCGGCCGGCTGGAACGGGCGCCGGCCGATCTTTCCGACTTCGTAACGATGCTGGAAGAGCGGGGGAACGACCTGATGGCCCCGGCCATCGCCCTGGCCCCGGTGGTGGCGGAGGTGCTGGACGCCCTGCGCGGCACGGCCGGCTGCCGGCTCGCCCGCATGTCCGGCAGCGGCGCCACCTGCTTCGGTCTTTTCGGAAGCGAAACGGATGCGCGGGCGGCCGCGGCGGGGCTGCGCGCGGCCCGGCCGGGCTGGTGGGCGGAAGCCGCCCCGCTGCTGCCCCAGGTGCCGGCGGTGGAGATCGCGGGCTGA
- a CDS encoding PA0069 family radical SAM protein produces the protein MFRPAWHPAGMVDELPDRAVKGRGSLSNRSGRFEPTRRVAIDDGWSRPARTQPDRTGPGSSPSEATDDDALPPLRTVLHDDTSRSVIARNDSPDIPHDRSLNPYRGCEHGCIYCYARPSHAYLGLSPGLDFETTLFRKPRAAELLARELRARGYVPKPLTLGSNTDPYQPVERQERITRGVLEVLRDFRHPVGIITKSALVTRDLDILAPMAAEGLVSVAVSVTTLDRDLARRMEPRAATPARRLETVRELAAAGIPVAVLASPMIPGLTDHELEAILEEAAAAGAKRASYILLRLPLEIAALFQEWLHEHAPDRAARVLSLLRQCRDGGLYQAAFGTRMRGTGPYAELLRRRFHLACVRLGLNERRLELDCTRFRPPPAPGDQLGLF, from the coding sequence ATGTTCCGTCCGGCATGGCACCCTGCCGGGATGGTGGACGAACTGCCCGATCGCGCGGTCAAGGGCCGTGGCAGCCTGTCGAACCGCTCCGGCCGGTTCGAGCCGACCCGGCGCGTCGCCATCGACGACGGCTGGTCGCGGCCCGCCCGGACGCAGCCTGACCGGACGGGACCCGGCTCTAGCCCGTCTGAGGCGACAGACGACGACGCCCTGCCGCCGCTGCGGACGGTGCTGCACGACGATACCAGCCGCAGCGTCATCGCCCGCAACGACAGCCCGGACATCCCCCACGACCGCTCGCTGAACCCCTACCGCGGCTGCGAGCATGGCTGCATCTACTGCTATGCCCGGCCGTCGCACGCCTATCTGGGCCTGTCGCCGGGACTGGATTTCGAGACGACGCTGTTCCGCAAGCCGCGCGCGGCGGAGCTGCTGGCGCGGGAGCTGCGGGCCCGGGGCTATGTGCCGAAGCCGCTGACCCTGGGCTCCAACACCGACCCCTACCAGCCGGTCGAGCGGCAGGAGCGCATCACCCGCGGCGTGCTGGAGGTGCTGCGCGACTTCCGCCACCCGGTCGGCATCATCACCAAGTCGGCGCTGGTGACCCGCGACCTGGACATCCTCGCACCGATGGCGGCGGAGGGGCTGGTCTCCGTCGCCGTCTCCGTCACCACGCTGGACCGCGACCTTGCCCGCCGGATGGAGCCCCGCGCCGCCACCCCGGCCCGCCGGCTGGAGACGGTGCGGGAACTGGCGGCGGCCGGCATTCCCGTGGCCGTGCTGGCCAGCCCGATGATCCCCGGCCTGACCGACCATGAGCTGGAGGCGATCCTGGAGGAAGCGGCCGCAGCCGGGGCGAAGCGGGCCAGCTACATCCTGCTGCGGCTGCCGCTGGAGATCGCCGCCCTGTTCCAGGAATGGCTGCACGAGCACGCACCCGACCGGGCGGCGCGGGTGCTGAGCCTGCTGCGCCAGTGCCGCGACGGCGGGCTGTACCAGGCCGCCTTCGGCACCCGGATGCGCGGCACCGGCCCCTATGCGGAGCTGCTGCGCCGCCGCTTCCATCTGGCCTGCGTGCGGCTGGGCCTGAACGAACGGCGGCTGGAGCTGGACTGCACCCGCTTCCGCCCGCCGCCCGCACCGGGGGACCAGCTCGGCCTGTTCTGA